A stretch of Armatimonadota bacterium DNA encodes these proteins:
- a CDS encoding homoserine kinase produces MDFERTVTVQAPATTANLGPGFDCLGMALDFCNTVELGLAEKTRVEITGFGADTLPTDGRNLVLRSAEKLAAFVGRRVPGWRLKQHNEIHLARGMGSSSSAIVAGLVAANALLEAGLGDREILDLAVEIEGHPDNVAPALLGGLTVCCTDDEGLGVARFEPPPGLLGCLAIPDYEVSTEAARKVMPQTISHADGVFNTCHAAAVLAALVSGDMELLGQAMKDRLHEPYRAPLVKGMQQCTRAAREAGAYATALSGSGPTVIAFAGDNAEQVLAAMLDALRAEGVRCEGRVAGLSAEGARVQDERSKA; encoded by the coding sequence ATGGACTTCGAGCGTACCGTGACCGTTCAGGCGCCCGCGACCACGGCCAATCTCGGCCCGGGGTTCGACTGCCTGGGCATGGCGCTGGACTTCTGCAACACCGTGGAACTGGGCCTGGCGGAAAAGACGCGGGTTGAGATCACGGGCTTCGGCGCCGATACTCTCCCGACAGACGGCCGGAACCTGGTCCTGCGCAGCGCCGAGAAACTGGCGGCTTTCGTAGGCCGCCGTGTTCCGGGCTGGCGGCTGAAGCAGCATAACGAAATCCACCTCGCGAGAGGCATGGGCAGCAGCAGTTCGGCCATTGTCGCGGGGCTCGTGGCGGCCAATGCGCTGCTGGAGGCCGGGCTGGGCGACCGGGAGATTCTCGACCTCGCGGTGGAGATCGAGGGGCATCCGGACAATGTGGCCCCGGCGCTGCTGGGCGGGTTGACGGTCTGCTGCACGGACGACGAGGGCCTGGGCGTGGCGCGCTTCGAACCACCGCCCGGGCTGCTCGGATGCCTGGCGATCCCGGACTACGAGGTGAGCACCGAGGCGGCGCGGAAGGTGATGCCCCAGACCATCTCCCACGCCGACGGGGTGTTCAACACCTGCCACGCGGCGGCGGTGCTGGCGGCGCTTGTGTCGGGGGACATGGAGCTATTGGGACAGGCGATGAAAGACCGCCTGCACGAGCCGTACCGGGCGCCGCTGGTGAAAGGCATGCAGCAATGCACCCGTGCCGCCCGGGAAGCGGGGGCATATGCCACCGCCCTGAGCGGCTCGGGGCCGACGGTAATCGCCTTCGCGGGGGACAATGCGGAGCAGGTCCTCGCCGCAATGCTGGACGCACTGAGGGCAGAAGGCGTGAGGTGTGAAGGGCGAGTGGCGGGGCTGTCGGCGGAAGGTGCGCGGGTTCAGGATGAGAGGAGCAAAGCGTGA
- a CDS encoding HDIG domain-containing protein, whose protein sequence is MYLRRDWSPSPEDLALLERYLTPEERELFERMDPPDQQHSFKVANLCARSLDNFPDANRDAIMKAALLHDVGKIGANLDLGFRTCWVLSHKLAPWLMDWLSLHSEHARPGTFRHKMWLQRTHAHSGAQVLREMGVAETVCRLVEATATRREPGDPLDWRIIKAADGDVVLAPGDETR, encoded by the coding sequence ATGTACCTGCGGAGGGACTGGTCACCGTCGCCCGAAGACCTCGCGCTGCTTGAGCGATATCTCACCCCCGAGGAGCGCGAACTGTTCGAACGCATGGACCCGCCGGACCAGCAACATTCCTTCAAGGTAGCGAACCTCTGCGCCCGGTCGCTGGACAACTTCCCCGATGCCAACCGCGACGCGATCATGAAGGCCGCGCTGCTGCATGATGTGGGCAAGATCGGGGCGAATCTGGACCTGGGTTTCCGCACCTGCTGGGTGCTGTCGCATAAGCTGGCCCCGTGGCTCATGGACTGGCTGTCACTGCATAGCGAGCACGCCCGGCCGGGCACCTTCCGGCACAAGATGTGGCTTCAGCGCACCCACGCCCATTCCGGCGCTCAGGTCCTGCGGGAGATGGGTGTTGCCGAAACGGTCTGCAGACTGGTGGAGGCGACCGCAACGCGCCGCGAGCCCGGAGACCCGCTTGACTGGCGGATCATCAAGGCCGCCGACGGCGACGTGGTACTGGCGCCGGGGGATGAAACGAGGTAG
- a CDS encoding recombinase RecA, translating to MAELYSTGVTFIDEMLGGGVQPGTLVVVRGATGVGKTQLGLSFLNQGLKQEGSRGIALDMASRGDSQQHAEYARRLFGWEMVSGEVDPDTIWNGSFRRVDYFANFNYTGKRVVRDNMTEEEWRAWKRVLNERLSSVVAFYYGHFVHGVRRCVVDGIEPFDKAGDSIQIELFEYLLHRVLRKRHDLVARELFRGKWMEVKDQVAANPYEYEALAAMFLQTTREVDLSELIAAETQEDDLTTNATTIIVMGRVIDGAKVRRGAFILKNRGGQCPDEIRFFEVTAQGLQAVD from the coding sequence TTGGCCGAGCTGTACTCAACCGGAGTGACGTTCATCGATGAAATGCTGGGCGGGGGAGTCCAGCCGGGTACGCTGGTTGTGGTCCGCGGAGCGACGGGAGTAGGCAAGACCCAGCTGGGGCTGTCGTTTCTCAATCAGGGGCTGAAGCAGGAGGGCAGCCGGGGCATCGCCCTGGACATGGCCTCGCGAGGGGACTCCCAGCAGCACGCCGAGTACGCCCGGCGGCTCTTTGGCTGGGAGATGGTGTCGGGCGAGGTGGACCCGGACACAATCTGGAACGGGTCATTCCGTCGCGTGGACTACTTCGCGAACTTCAACTACACCGGTAAGCGCGTGGTCCGCGACAACATGACCGAAGAGGAGTGGCGTGCCTGGAAGCGGGTGCTCAATGAAAGGCTGTCGTCGGTGGTGGCCTTCTATTACGGACACTTCGTGCATGGTGTGAGGCGCTGTGTGGTGGATGGAATCGAGCCCTTCGACAAGGCCGGCGACTCCATCCAGATCGAGCTCTTCGAGTATCTCCTTCATAGGGTCCTGCGCAAGCGGCATGATCTTGTGGCGCGCGAGCTGTTTCGCGGAAAATGGATGGAGGTCAAGGATCAGGTCGCGGCGAACCCCTATGAGTACGAAGCTCTCGCGGCCATGTTCCTGCAGACCACCCGCGAGGTGGACCTGTCGGAACTCATCGCCGCGGAGACCCAGGAGGATGACCTGACCACCAATGCGACGACCATTATCGTGATGGGGCGCGTGATCGATGGTGCGAAGGTCAGGCGAGGGGCATTCATTCTCAAGAACCGGGGCGGGCAGTGCCCGGACGAGATCCGGTTTTTCGAGGTGACGGCCCAGGGACTGCAGGCGGTGGACTGA
- a CDS encoding ArgE/DapE family deacylase produces MSDKINVEQLHAAIEADTDLAREWLMQMIRYPSTQGHEQEMVAYTKGLLDELGIPAELREIPDSIMDDPLYNHNENECSYEGRYNIVSVQGGNRDGRSLIVNTHMDVVPGDDWGGYEPKWDGEFVTGRGAMDCKGDVVMILLALKALKAQGYEPAGKLEVHLVLEEEPGGNGALSLIRQGVEADACIVCEASDMNVFPANRGAVWFRAKTTGISTHMGRRHEGVNAIEKMMEAIRWMLVYEEELIAQSKGNPLFDRYENPVQVCIGMIHAGQWPSKVPDECVVEGGVGFLPNKTLDQVRAEFEAAIMRTDDEWLKEHFEISYPKLKKDAYEIDPKHPVVTTMHEAALGVGLKSEVFGWNVSCDAALYAKVAGIPTIVFGPSDIREAHGQGEKVRLADIISASKALAVAIANWCG; encoded by the coding sequence ATGTCTGACAAGATCAATGTCGAACAACTCCATGCCGCCATCGAGGCCGATACCGATCTGGCCCGTGAGTGGCTCATGCAGATGATCCGCTACCCCAGCACTCAGGGCCATGAGCAGGAGATGGTGGCCTACACCAAGGGCCTGCTGGATGAACTCGGGATCCCCGCCGAACTCAGGGAAATCCCCGATTCTATCATGGATGACCCCCTGTACAATCATAACGAGAACGAGTGCTCCTATGAGGGGCGCTACAATATCGTGAGCGTGCAGGGCGGAAATCGTGACGGCCGCAGTCTCATCGTTAACACCCACATGGACGTGGTGCCCGGCGATGACTGGGGCGGCTATGAACCGAAGTGGGACGGCGAGTTCGTCACCGGCCGGGGCGCCATGGACTGCAAGGGCGACGTGGTCATGATCCTGCTGGCCCTCAAGGCGCTCAAGGCCCAGGGTTACGAGCCCGCCGGGAAACTGGAAGTCCATCTCGTTCTGGAGGAGGAGCCCGGCGGCAATGGGGCGCTGTCCCTGATCCGCCAGGGCGTCGAGGCTGATGCGTGCATCGTCTGCGAGGCCTCGGACATGAATGTCTTCCCCGCGAACCGCGGCGCGGTCTGGTTCCGGGCGAAGACCACCGGTATCTCCACCCACATGGGCCGGCGGCATGAGGGCGTCAATGCCATCGAGAAGATGATGGAAGCGATCCGCTGGATGCTGGTGTACGAAGAGGAGCTCATTGCCCAGAGCAAGGGCAACCCGTTGTTCGACCGCTACGAGAACCCGGTACAGGTCTGCATTGGCATGATCCACGCCGGGCAGTGGCCATCCAAGGTCCCCGATGAATGCGTCGTCGAAGGCGGTGTGGGTTTTCTGCCGAACAAGACACTGGATCAGGTGCGTGCGGAGTTCGAAGCGGCCATCATGCGCACCGATGACGAATGGCTCAAGGAGCATTTTGAGATCTCTTATCCGAAGCTGAAGAAGGACGCGTACGAGATCGACCCGAAACACCCGGTGGTCACGACCATGCACGAGGCGGCGCTGGGCGTGGGGCTGAAGAGCGAGGTCTTCGGCTGGAACGTAAGCTGTGACGCCGCGCTCTATGCCAAGGTCGCGGGTATCCCGACCATTGTCTTCGGGCCGTCGGACATTCGCGAGGCTCACGGGCAGGGCGAGAAGGTGCGGCTGGCGGATATCATCAGCGCCTCCAAAGCACTGGCGGTGGCGATTGCGAACTGGTGTGGTTAG
- a CDS encoding CoA-binding protein → MPLADEMLSQEALAVAGVSRHGRGFGFQVWKHLQAKGIRAYAINPKAADILGEPAYASVADLPEPVGGVITVTPPASTVQIVRDCIEAGITRVWMQPGSECDEAVELAEANGIQVSTGACMLLL, encoded by the coding sequence ATGCCCCTTGCGGATGAGATGCTCTCTCAGGAAGCCCTTGCGGTGGCGGGAGTCTCGCGCCACGGGCGCGGTTTCGGATTCCAGGTCTGGAAGCACTTGCAGGCGAAGGGTATCCGGGCGTACGCCATCAACCCGAAAGCCGCCGACATACTGGGCGAACCCGCATACGCCTCTGTTGCCGACCTGCCCGAGCCGGTGGGAGGAGTTATCACCGTGACGCCGCCCGCCTCGACAGTGCAGATTGTGCGTGATTGCATCGAGGCAGGCATCACCCGGGTCTGGATGCAGCCGGGCTCCGAATGTGACGAGGCGGTGGAACTCGCCGAAGCCAACGGGATCCAGGTCTCCACCGGCGCCTGCATGCTGCTCCTGTGA
- the alr gene encoding alanine racemase produces MVLRPAWMEVELDAIASNCELVRRHVGADKSIIAVVKANGYGHGAVPVARRLVECGAQLLAVALLQEAVELRDAGIDSPILVLGAPDCSEAEGFVEYGVQPPITNAEFARALSEAGAKLGCDAVPCQVKIDSGMGRQGVRADEAAEIGLLIRELGNLDVRGVFSHFASAGSDPEFTRRQTDTSIEAMQTFTNALGKPVALRHLANSGGVSRCPESWLDGVRPGAILYGITPPDSSEGLPGTRQAMTLKARIVCLKRLQRGETVGYGRTYTAQDNARVAILPIGYADGYPRSLSNNADVLVGGRRCPILGRVSMDAIVVDVTAVPQARMGDEAVLIGAQGEEFISVDELARRADTIVQEIAARMSARLPRVYSE; encoded by the coding sequence ATGGTTTTGCGACCTGCGTGGATGGAAGTTGAGCTGGACGCCATCGCGTCCAATTGCGAACTCGTCAGGCGACATGTTGGCGCAGACAAGAGCATCATCGCAGTGGTGAAAGCCAATGGCTACGGCCACGGCGCCGTGCCCGTTGCCCGGCGCCTGGTGGAGTGCGGCGCCCAACTGCTGGCGGTGGCCTTGCTGCAGGAAGCCGTCGAGCTGCGGGATGCAGGCATTGACTCTCCGATCCTGGTTCTCGGCGCGCCGGATTGCTCCGAGGCTGAGGGTTTCGTGGAGTACGGCGTGCAGCCGCCCATCACCAATGCGGAATTCGCGCGGGCATTGTCGGAAGCGGGCGCGAAGCTGGGTTGTGATGCCGTCCCGTGCCAGGTGAAGATCGATTCGGGCATGGGCCGCCAGGGCGTGCGGGCCGATGAGGCGGCGGAAATCGGGCTGCTGATCCGAGAGCTTGGCAATCTCGATGTGCGCGGGGTCTTCAGCCATTTCGCCAGCGCTGGGAGCGACCCGGAGTTCACCCGCCGCCAGACGGACACCTCTATCGAAGCGATGCAGACATTCACAAACGCTCTGGGTAAGCCGGTTGCATTGCGGCATCTTGCAAACAGCGGCGGCGTATCGCGTTGCCCGGAGTCATGGCTGGATGGCGTGCGGCCCGGGGCGATTCTATATGGGATCACGCCACCCGACAGCAGCGAGGGCCTGCCCGGAACGCGCCAGGCGATGACGCTGAAGGCCCGAATCGTCTGCCTGAAGCGGCTCCAGCGGGGGGAGACGGTTGGCTACGGGCGCACCTACACCGCGCAGGATAACGCCCGAGTGGCGATCCTGCCCATTGGCTATGCAGACGGCTATCCGCGGAGTCTGTCCAACAACGCGGATGTGCTGGTGGGCGGGAGGCGCTGCCCGATTCTGGGGCGCGTGTCCATGGATGCGATTGTGGTGGATGTCACGGCTGTGCCGCAGGCGCGGATGGGCGACGAGGCTGTCTTGATTGGAGCGCAAGGTGAGGAGTTCATCAGTGTGGATGAACTGGCGCGGCGGGCGGATACCATCGTGCAGGAGATTGCGGCGCGGATGAGTGCGCGGCTGCCGAGGGTGTATAGCGAGTAA
- a CDS encoding tetratricopeptide repeat protein, whose protein sequence is MMLKRGLDGLCCLRFQAGPALLAVALLAVLPVCAAHAQTGDFRSALMQARELVASGPPEQVAAAFRQAAEATDDPDERAQALFELARYLEAKRLYREAAGAFEQIAALDPPSVLLPTALDHLGRVCLRFDLPRAASVYERLAQLPGIDRGFVEGALWGQARAYQQMGEMPKAVAAAEKLLAQFPDGRFAGMANGLRVEAAIERNDLPRARQIAESEAAREGGNAGLLLRVASEMRAAGQAAAALEVLEACASRTPDNLTVEEMILEIHQAQGTLGEYERKLRQTAGTAATRETALRRLADLYDRMERPGEALKALRELLTVRPRDPEILSRAARAAMQAGEPQTAIAYYMQALETNPDNARVRSELGDLYLAQGEREKALEQWKRAARYNPENAFTVQMLGRTLHERGMYADAVAVYQEARGAQKDPAAMALELGEEYEALLLIDKAVDEYLLAMAPGQPSAGIARIRLEALAADKVVGPEVVRELQARRNAPDFPAAALVALGVAHLSSGDPVKAREALSDLGRTTGDGALVTSTAAMFEDQARTDAALALYEAAAEMPVEAAVYGQIADRRASLLLSRGQWRDALDVLEAAVATELPVALADSLRLKLADVLVLQAGDWEAAADWYATVAAESDDGQHRMHAAWGLADCAFVAGRYEEARSAYTALAPEAPGAEDAPPPVPFETVFGPMIADFGGLRQNSLDRPSGPDYAAYQLAEIDFRTGDMKRAEEGFRQVASRYPDSPFANDALARELLIKSEFTGESPMEGKYIEALCLADRGESEKAQRLLKLIADLGPDEPLADDARFLQARTEERYGQAANASRLYVSLREKFPDSPLWPEALLRAAELLARDERERDAARELFRTVMAELPDSPEAARAELGIDRLQRQ, encoded by the coding sequence ATGATGCTGAAACGCGGACTGGACGGCCTGTGTTGCCTGCGATTTCAGGCGGGGCCGGCGCTGCTTGCTGTGGCGCTGCTTGCCGTGTTGCCTGTCTGCGCCGCCCACGCGCAGACGGGCGACTTCCGGTCGGCGCTGATGCAGGCCCGGGAACTGGTGGCGAGCGGGCCTCCCGAGCAGGTCGCCGCTGCCTTCCGGCAAGCCGCCGAAGCCACCGACGACCCGGATGAGCGCGCCCAGGCGCTCTTCGAGTTGGCCCGATACCTCGAGGCAAAGCGGTTGTACCGCGAAGCGGCGGGCGCCTTCGAACAGATCGCAGCCCTGGATCCCCCGTCGGTTCTTCTGCCCACCGCACTGGACCATCTCGGCCGCGTGTGCCTTCGGTTTGACCTCCCCCGCGCAGCGAGTGTCTACGAGCGGTTGGCGCAATTGCCCGGCATTGACCGCGGCTTCGTTGAGGGCGCACTGTGGGGGCAGGCCCGGGCCTACCAGCAGATGGGGGAGATGCCGAAGGCCGTTGCGGCGGCAGAGAAGCTCCTGGCGCAGTTTCCGGACGGGCGTTTCGCGGGGATGGCCAATGGGCTCCGGGTCGAAGCGGCCATCGAGCGGAACGACCTGCCTCGGGCGAGGCAAATTGCCGAGAGCGAAGCCGCGCGCGAGGGCGGCAATGCCGGGCTGCTCCTGCGGGTGGCGTCCGAAATGCGAGCAGCGGGGCAGGCTGCCGCGGCCCTGGAGGTCCTGGAGGCCTGCGCGTCGCGCACGCCGGACAATCTCACTGTCGAGGAAATGATCCTGGAGATACACCAGGCGCAGGGGACTTTGGGTGAGTACGAGAGGAAACTCCGGCAGACGGCGGGGACCGCAGCCACGCGGGAGACCGCCCTGCGCAGACTGGCGGACCTGTACGACCGCATGGAACGGCCGGGCGAAGCCCTCAAGGCCCTGCGTGAACTGCTGACAGTGAGACCGCGCGACCCAGAGATTCTCTCGCGCGCGGCGCGGGCGGCAATGCAGGCCGGAGAGCCGCAGACCGCAATCGCATACTACATGCAGGCGCTCGAGACCAATCCAGATAACGCCCGGGTCCGGTCGGAACTGGGCGACCTGTACCTGGCGCAGGGTGAGCGAGAAAAAGCATTGGAGCAGTGGAAGCGGGCGGCAAGATATAACCCGGAGAACGCTTTCACCGTCCAGATGCTGGGCCGGACGCTGCATGAGCGCGGGATGTATGCCGATGCGGTAGCGGTCTATCAGGAGGCGCGCGGAGCACAGAAAGACCCGGCGGCGATGGCCCTTGAACTGGGTGAGGAGTACGAGGCGCTCCTGCTCATCGACAAGGCGGTGGATGAGTACCTGCTTGCGATGGCGCCGGGACAGCCCTCGGCGGGCATCGCGCGGATCAGACTGGAGGCGCTGGCGGCCGACAAGGTGGTGGGTCCCGAGGTGGTGCGAGAGCTTCAGGCCAGAAGAAACGCTCCGGACTTCCCGGCGGCGGCGCTGGTGGCCCTGGGTGTCGCGCACCTGTCGTCGGGCGACCCCGTGAAAGCCCGCGAGGCGCTCTCGGATCTTGGCCGCACCACAGGGGACGGAGCGCTTGTGACCAGCACCGCGGCGATGTTCGAGGACCAGGCCCGGACCGACGCGGCCCTTGCCCTGTATGAGGCGGCCGCCGAAATGCCGGTGGAGGCCGCGGTATACGGACAGATCGCCGACCGCCGGGCATCGCTCCTGCTGTCCCGCGGACAGTGGCGGGATGCTCTGGATGTGCTGGAGGCGGCGGTAGCCACCGAACTGCCGGTGGCGCTGGCCGACTCCCTGCGCCTGAAGCTCGCCGACGTGCTCGTACTGCAGGCGGGGGACTGGGAGGCCGCGGCGGATTGGTATGCCACGGTCGCGGCGGAATCGGACGACGGGCAACACAGGATGCACGCGGCGTGGGGTCTCGCGGATTGTGCTTTCGTGGCCGGACGATACGAGGAAGCGCGGTCTGCGTACACCGCTCTGGCGCCGGAGGCACCGGGTGCGGAAGACGCCCCGCCACCCGTCCCCTTTGAGACCGTCTTCGGGCCAATGATCGCGGATTTCGGAGGGCTCAGGCAGAACAGTCTCGACCGGCCGTCCGGGCCGGATTACGCAGCGTACCAGCTTGCCGAGATCGACTTCCGCACCGGCGACATGAAGCGCGCGGAGGAGGGCTTCCGGCAGGTTGCAAGCAGATACCCCGACAGCCCCTTCGCCAATGATGCGCTGGCGCGAGAGCTTCTGATCAAGAGCGAGTTCACCGGCGAGTCGCCGATGGAGGGAAAGTACATCGAGGCACTGTGTCTTGCGGACCGGGGCGAGAGTGAGAAGGCCCAGCGCCTGCTGAAACTCATCGCTGACCTGGGCCCGGACGAGCCCCTCGCCGACGACGCGAGATTCCTTCAGGCACGCACCGAGGAACGTTACGGGCAGGCGGCGAATGCTTCAAGGCTTTATGTTTCATTGCGCGAGAAGTTCCCGGACAGCCCGCTGTGGCCCGAGGCGCTGCTGCGAGCGGCGGAGTTGCTCGCCAGGGATGAGCGCGAGCGCGATGCGGCGCGGGAGCTGTTCCGCACCGTGATGGCGGAACTGCCGGACAGTCCGGAAGCGGCACGGGCTGAGCTTGGGATTGACCGGCTGCAGAGGCAGTGA